In Persicimonas caeni, a single window of DNA contains:
- a CDS encoding DUF72 domain-containing protein, translated as MGKIYYGCDELARGWEHYFKQCNALEVDVESFDAPPKLATLNRWRVDSPRGFCFVLDVDREFTDALVALGDRGADKLNDRVRRGWETTMERAHALAAKAVMIKTPPEFTPGSVSRTLLEKVSQELVKDAKPAVLWESQGPWQIQDTRDFAQDIGLVYAHDPFIAYREEIPFTHGDACWVLTERAGLRRKFDQFDMETLIDWSDNYDRAFVLLRGRFKWEHAKELNVALEYAE; from the coding sequence ATGGGCAAGATTTATTACGGCTGTGACGAACTGGCACGCGGCTGGGAGCACTACTTCAAGCAGTGCAACGCACTCGAAGTCGACGTCGAATCGTTCGACGCGCCTCCCAAGCTCGCGACGCTGAACCGCTGGCGAGTCGACTCACCGCGTGGCTTTTGTTTTGTGCTCGACGTCGATCGTGAGTTCACCGACGCGCTCGTCGCGCTCGGAGACCGCGGCGCTGACAAGCTCAATGACCGCGTGCGCCGAGGATGGGAGACGACGATGGAGCGTGCGCACGCTCTGGCTGCGAAGGCCGTCATGATCAAGACGCCGCCGGAGTTCACCCCGGGAAGCGTGTCGCGTACGCTGCTCGAGAAGGTCTCGCAAGAGCTGGTCAAAGACGCCAAACCGGCGGTTCTCTGGGAGAGCCAGGGCCCCTGGCAGATCCAAGACACCCGCGACTTCGCCCAAGATATCGGGCTTGTGTACGCCCACGACCCGTTTATTGCCTATCGTGAAGAGATTCCCTTCACCCACGGCGACGCCTGCTGGGTGTTGACCGAACGCGCCGGACTGCGACGCAAGTTCGACCAGTTCGACATGGAGACCCTGATTGATTGGTCCGACAACTACGACCGTGCTTTCGTTCTTCTGCGTGGCCGCTTCAAGTGGGAACACGCCAAGGAGCTCAACGTCGCGCTCGAGTATGCCGAATAA
- the galT gene encoding galactose-1-phosphate uridylyltransferase, translating into MPMLRKDPIAGRWVIIATERAKRPREYQVDTESLPSGFCPFCAGNEDSTPDPVAIYPKGADQDWSVRVIPNKFPALQTTGELTPHTEGVYEGLAGVGAHEVIIEAAEHVSDLAALPVDQIATVLRAWKDRINDLRNDERLECAVVFKNHGAAAGASLEHTHSQLIALPIIPKRLSEELVGSKRYYLAHDRCVYCDIVAQELDEGTRVVCSDDKVVALTPFASRFPFELWILPREHDPWYENSDDELFASVAAVLKRVLQKLNRALDSPPFNLMLHSAPFPDGDDVSHYHWHLELIPKLTKVAGFEWGTGFYINPTSPESAAEHLREIEID; encoded by the coding sequence ATGCCGATGCTTCGAAAAGACCCCATCGCCGGGCGGTGGGTTATCATTGCCACCGAGCGGGCGAAGCGTCCTCGTGAATATCAAGTCGATACGGAAAGCTTGCCCAGCGGATTCTGTCCGTTTTGCGCCGGCAACGAGGACTCGACTCCGGACCCGGTCGCGATCTACCCCAAGGGCGCAGACCAAGACTGGTCGGTGCGCGTGATCCCCAATAAATTTCCGGCCCTGCAGACCACCGGCGAGCTGACCCCGCACACTGAAGGCGTCTACGAAGGCCTCGCGGGCGTCGGCGCGCATGAAGTGATCATCGAGGCGGCCGAGCACGTCTCCGATCTGGCCGCGCTTCCCGTCGACCAGATCGCCACGGTGCTGCGCGCCTGGAAGGACCGCATCAACGACCTGCGCAACGACGAGCGCCTCGAGTGCGCCGTCGTCTTCAAGAATCACGGCGCGGCTGCCGGCGCCAGCCTCGAGCACACTCACAGCCAACTCATCGCCCTGCCGATCATCCCCAAACGCCTCTCCGAGGAACTGGTCGGCTCCAAGCGCTACTACCTGGCCCACGACCGCTGCGTCTACTGCGACATCGTCGCCCAAGAACTCGACGAGGGCACCCGCGTGGTCTGCTCCGACGACAAGGTCGTGGCACTGACTCCGTTTGCCTCACGCTTCCCATTTGAGTTATGGATTCTCCCGCGTGAGCACGACCCATGGTACGAAAACTCCGACGACGAACTCTTTGCGAGTGTCGCCGCGGTACTCAAGCGGGTGCTCCAGAAGCTCAATCGGGCCCTGGATAGTCCCCCGTTCAACCTAATGCTTCACTCGGCGCCGTTTCCCGACGGGGACGACGTCTCCCACTATCACTGGCACCTCGAGCTGATCCCCAAGCTCACCAAAGTCGCCGGTTTCGAGTGGGGGACTGGGTTTTATATCAACCCCACCTCGCCGGAGAGCGCCGCCGAACATCTACGCGAAATCGAAATAGACTGA
- the glgA gene encoding glycogen synthase GlgA, whose translation MELAQLIRTASASKPSAADTRDILFASSEVAPFSKTGGLADVAASLPKALTGLGHRVSIITPLYSHLDPDELHLSRRIKPLSVPRLGKYRNKVEATVWEGRTEGGVRIFFVEQDDFFGQEGNLYGYEDNDYEDNPARFSFFSRAIIEFALQFSVPVDVIHCNDWHTALAPIYRDHYYSEELADVGVVLTIHNLAFQGSFDAEALSQTGLPKKFYKAGELRQDDGINFLQGGIVHADQVTTVSPTYAEEIQSAEGGFGLEEILSGNADKLSGVLNGADYTVWSPDIDHYIEVQYDLERLNGKRRNKAELQHRFELPIRPTLPMLAFVGRLTEQKGLDLLVPAVEKLVDSFEDDRDGFQMLFLGEGHNSYADKVKALAEKFPKRIAAHIGYSEELAHKIQAGADLLVIPSRYEPCGLTQLYAMKYGTLPIVHATGGLADTVVDPKGDEEELSTGFIFEDYDEDALSETITRATKRYRNYRKWRPLVENAMKQDFSWGSSARQYIDIYNNALNRGQE comes from the coding sequence ATGGAACTTGCTCAACTGATTCGAACCGCCAGCGCCTCGAAGCCGAGCGCCGCCGACACCCGCGACATCCTCTTCGCCTCCAGCGAAGTGGCGCCCTTCTCCAAGACCGGCGGACTGGCTGACGTCGCCGCCAGCTTGCCCAAAGCGCTGACCGGGCTGGGACATCGCGTCTCCATCATCACGCCGCTGTACAGCCACCTCGACCCCGACGAGTTGCACCTGAGCCGACGCATCAAGCCGCTGTCGGTGCCCCGGCTGGGCAAATACCGCAACAAAGTCGAGGCCACCGTCTGGGAAGGCCGCACCGAAGGCGGCGTGCGCATCTTCTTTGTCGAGCAGGACGACTTCTTCGGCCAAGAGGGCAACCTGTACGGCTACGAAGACAACGACTACGAGGACAACCCGGCCCGGTTCTCCTTTTTCAGCCGTGCGATCATCGAGTTCGCCCTGCAGTTCAGCGTGCCGGTTGACGTCATCCACTGTAACGACTGGCACACCGCGCTCGCCCCGATCTATCGCGACCACTACTACTCCGAAGAGTTGGCCGACGTGGGCGTGGTGCTCACGATCCACAACCTGGCCTTCCAGGGCAGCTTCGACGCCGAGGCGCTCTCGCAGACCGGGCTGCCCAAGAAGTTCTACAAGGCCGGCGAGCTTCGCCAGGACGACGGCATCAACTTCTTGCAGGGCGGTATCGTCCACGCCGACCAGGTGACCACGGTCAGCCCGACGTACGCCGAAGAGATCCAGAGCGCCGAGGGCGGCTTCGGCCTCGAAGAAATCCTGTCGGGCAACGCCGACAAGCTCAGCGGCGTGCTCAACGGCGCCGACTACACGGTCTGGTCGCCCGACATCGACCACTATATCGAGGTGCAGTACGACCTCGAGCGCCTCAACGGAAAGCGTCGCAACAAAGCCGAGCTGCAGCACCGCTTCGAGCTGCCCATCCGCCCCACCCTGCCGATGCTGGCGTTCGTGGGCCGATTGACCGAGCAGAAAGGACTCGACCTGCTGGTGCCCGCCGTCGAGAAGCTCGTCGACAGCTTCGAAGACGACCGCGACGGCTTCCAGATGCTCTTTTTGGGCGAAGGCCACAACAGCTACGCCGACAAGGTCAAGGCGCTGGCCGAGAAGTTCCCCAAGCGCATCGCCGCCCATATCGGCTACAGCGAGGAGCTGGCCCACAAGATCCAGGCCGGCGCCGATTTGCTCGTGATTCCAAGTCGCTACGAACCCTGCGGATTGACGCAGCTGTATGCGATGAAATATGGAACACTTCCGATCGTCCACGCCACCGGTGGCCTGGCCGACACGGTCGTCGACCCCAAGGGCGACGAGGAAGAACTGAGTACTGGCTTTATCTTCGAGGACTACGACGAAGACGCTCTCAGCGAGACGATCACGCGGGCGACCAAGCGCTACCGCAACTACCGCAAGTGGCGCCCGCTGGTCGAAAACGCCATGAAGCAAGACTTCTCGTGGGGAAGCTCGGCACGCCAGTACATCGATATCTATAACAACGCCCTGAACCGCGGGCAGGAGTAA
- a CDS encoding acyl-CoA carboxylase subunit beta → MSDTRERLQQLNEQAEKGGGERRIQRQHDAGKMTARERIDLLMDPGTFVELDKLKTHRCTDFGMEDKKIPGDGVVTGYGKVDGRTVYVFAQDFTVFGGSLSGAYAEKICKVMDLATKCGAPVIGLNDSGGARIQEGVQSLAGYADIFHRNVQASGVVPQISAIMGPCAGGAVYSPAITDFIFMVQDTSYMFITGPDVVKTVTSQEVSKQELGGAHVHSEKSGVSHFESANEEECIAQIRELLSFIPSNNAEDPPFVPSQDDPNRRDEKLNSIVPENPSKPYDITEIIETVVDDNHFFEVQSQYAPNIVVGFARLGGHAVGIVGNQPSHLAGCLDIDTSLKGARFVRFCDAFNIPLVTFVDVPGFLPGVDQEYGGIIKHGAKLLYAYSEATVPKITVITRKAYGGAYDVMSSKHIGADINLAYPTAEIAVMGPEGAIDIIFRRELAEADDPAAKKDELVDKYRETFANPFKAAELGYIDEIIEPVDTRPRLIRSLEMLQNKRVDTPPKKHGNIPL, encoded by the coding sequence ATGAGTGACACACGAGAGAGACTCCAGCAGCTCAACGAGCAGGCCGAGAAAGGCGGCGGCGAGCGGCGCATCCAACGCCAGCACGACGCCGGCAAGATGACCGCTCGTGAGCGCATCGACCTGCTGATGGACCCGGGCACTTTCGTCGAGCTCGACAAGCTCAAGACGCACCGGTGCACCGACTTCGGGATGGAAGACAAAAAGATCCCGGGAGACGGCGTCGTCACCGGCTACGGCAAAGTCGACGGGCGCACCGTCTACGTGTTCGCCCAGGACTTCACCGTCTTTGGCGGCAGCTTGAGCGGCGCGTATGCCGAAAAGATCTGCAAGGTCATGGACCTGGCGACCAAGTGTGGCGCTCCGGTCATCGGACTGAACGACTCGGGCGGCGCGCGCATCCAGGAGGGCGTGCAGAGCCTGGCCGGCTATGCCGACATCTTCCACCGCAACGTGCAGGCCAGCGGCGTCGTCCCGCAGATCTCGGCGATCATGGGCCCCTGCGCCGGCGGCGCGGTCTACAGCCCGGCGATCACCGACTTCATCTTCATGGTCCAGGACACCAGCTACATGTTCATCACCGGGCCGGACGTCGTGAAGACGGTCACCAGCCAGGAAGTGAGCAAGCAGGAGCTGGGCGGCGCGCACGTGCACAGCGAGAAGAGCGGCGTGTCGCACTTCGAGAGCGCCAACGAAGAGGAGTGCATCGCCCAGATCCGCGAACTGCTGTCGTTCATCCCGTCGAATAACGCCGAAGACCCGCCCTTTGTCCCCTCGCAGGACGACCCGAACCGGCGCGACGAGAAGCTCAACAGCATCGTGCCGGAGAACCCCTCGAAGCCGTACGACATCACCGAGATCATCGAGACGGTCGTCGACGACAACCACTTCTTCGAGGTTCAGTCGCAATACGCCCCCAACATCGTCGTCGGCTTCGCCCGCCTGGGCGGCCACGCCGTGGGCATCGTGGGCAACCAGCCGAGCCACCTGGCCGGCTGCCTCGACATCGACACCAGCCTCAAGGGCGCGCGCTTCGTGCGCTTCTGCGACGCCTTCAACATCCCATTGGTGACCTTCGTCGACGTACCCGGATTCCTGCCGGGCGTCGACCAGGAGTACGGCGGCATCATCAAGCACGGCGCCAAGCTCCTGTACGCCTACAGCGAGGCGACGGTGCCCAAGATCACCGTCATCACCCGCAAGGCCTACGGTGGCGCCTACGACGTGATGAGCTCGAAGCATATCGGCGCCGACATCAACCTGGCCTACCCCACCGCCGAGATCGCGGTTATGGGCCCCGAGGGCGCCATCGACATCATCTTCCGCCGCGAGCTCGCCGAGGCCGACGACCCGGCCGCCAAGAAGGACGAGTTGGTCGACAAGTACCGCGAGACCTTCGCCAACCCGTTCAAGGCCGCCGAGCTCGGCTACATCGACGAGATCATCGAGCCGGTCGACACCCGACCGCGCCTGATCCGCTCGCTCGAGATGCTGCAGAACAAGCGCGTGGATACGCCGCCCAAAAAGCACGGCAATATTCCGTTGTAA
- a CDS encoding endonuclease domain-containing protein, whose amino-acid sequence MTIPKPRYPELLRRARQMRSNPTDAEAKLWAKLRRKQLGGYKFRRQHILQPYIVDFYCTSEKLVVEVDGQCHRRPSNQAWDQKRDAYLRDVHDVEIVRVEAADVFGSIEKVLEEVLEVLEGEAEGEGGE is encoded by the coding sequence ATGACCATTCCGAAGCCGAGATACCCGGAACTACTGCGCCGAGCGCGCCAGATGCGCTCGAATCCCACCGACGCCGAAGCAAAGCTCTGGGCGAAGCTGCGGCGCAAGCAACTCGGCGGCTACAAGTTTCGCCGGCAGCACATCTTGCAGCCATACATCGTCGACTTTTACTGCACTTCGGAGAAGCTCGTCGTGGAGGTTGATGGACAGTGTCATCGACGGCCGTCGAACCAGGCGTGGGATCAGAAGCGTGATGCGTATCTGCGCGACGTGCACGATGTCGAGATCGTGCGTGTGGAGGCAGCGGATGTGTTTGGGTCGATCGAGAAGGTACTGGAGGAGGTTTTGGAGGTGTTGGAGGGGGAGGCGGAAGGAGAAGGGGGGGAGTAG
- a CDS encoding MAPEG family protein, with product MTIPVWVLLAFAGWTLLILITNVGVYRWGRILTRRSEIGDLQAYNLEGHSDWYKRSMRAHANCVENLPVYGAIVLVIVVAGLDAPTLDVLALVFMGARVIHSLIHLSFKQTNIVTSFRFTFFLVQFVCMVWMSIYVALYAT from the coding sequence ATGACCATCCCTGTCTGGGTCCTACTCGCCTTCGCCGGCTGGACGCTGCTCATCCTGATCACCAACGTCGGCGTGTACCGTTGGGGACGGATCCTGACGCGTCGCTCCGAAATCGGCGACTTGCAGGCCTACAATCTGGAGGGACACTCCGACTGGTACAAGCGCTCGATGCGCGCGCACGCCAACTGTGTGGAGAATCTGCCCGTGTACGGCGCCATCGTGCTGGTGATCGTCGTCGCCGGCCTCGACGCGCCCACGCTCGACGTCCTCGCGCTCGTGTTCATGGGCGCGCGGGTGATCCACTCGCTCATTCACTTGAGCTTCAAGCAGACCAATATCGTCACGAGTTTCCGGTTCACATTCTTCCTCGTCCAGTTCGTCTGCATGGTGTGGATGAGCATCTATGTCGCCCTCTACGCGACCTGA
- a CDS encoding cation transporter, producing the protein MQETREIEVVELDNRDTAAHLENVLAQMPGVNEVNANPETRLVWVTFNPTLQTASRIYEKIQREGCSVSFRPRASGAQQRPGRLQ; encoded by the coding sequence GTGCAAGAAACTCGCGAGATTGAAGTCGTCGAGCTGGATAATCGAGACACCGCGGCTCACCTGGAGAATGTCCTGGCGCAGATGCCCGGGGTCAACGAAGTCAACGCCAACCCGGAGACGCGGCTGGTGTGGGTGACCTTCAATCCGACGCTGCAGACCGCCAGTCGCATCTACGAGAAGATCCAGCGCGAAGGCTGCTCGGTGTCGTTTCGTCCGCGCGCGTCCGGCGCCCAACAACGTCCGGGGCGCCTGCAATAG
- a CDS encoding citrate synthase, whose amino-acid sequence MADAKLVLNGEEYEFPVVEGSEGERGVDNRKLRGTTGVISYDPGYGSTGSCKSAITFINGEEGVLRYRGYAIEDLAENASFEEVMYLLVWGKLPNQEELDTFKGRLAEHATLPDGVVNVLESLPNTAHPMTVAQTLVACLGEYYDDDSDEETDIIRLLASMKALAAYGYRKTAGKDYVAPNTDASYAGDFANMMFGDADGDYNVSEVLETAIDKLLTLHADHEQNCSASTARMIGSAGSSLYASISGAIGALSGPLHGGANQKVIEMLEEIREADRSLEDHIDLVKDKSSDVRLMGFGHRVYKNFDPRAKILKKAADELLPELGVEDPALDLAKELEQVALEDEYFVKRRLYPNVDFYSGTIYRALGIPTNMFTVMFVLGRLPGWIAQWKEMRDDEEQRIHRPRQIYIGENKREVTPISER is encoded by the coding sequence ATGGCAGACGCGAAGTTGGTTCTGAATGGTGAAGAGTACGAATTCCCCGTCGTCGAGGGGTCCGAAGGCGAGCGCGGTGTCGACAACCGCAAGCTTCGGGGTACCACCGGCGTCATCAGCTACGATCCCGGCTACGGCAGCACTGGTTCGTGCAAGAGCGCCATCACCTTCATCAACGGTGAAGAAGGCGTGCTGCGCTACCGCGGCTATGCCATCGAAGACCTGGCCGAGAACGCCTCGTTCGAAGAGGTGATGTACCTGCTGGTGTGGGGCAAGCTTCCCAACCAGGAAGAACTCGACACCTTCAAAGGCCGCCTGGCCGAGCACGCCACGCTCCCCGATGGCGTCGTCAACGTGCTCGAGAGCCTTCCGAACACCGCTCACCCGATGACGGTCGCCCAGACCCTGGTCGCCTGCCTCGGTGAGTACTACGACGACGACTCGGACGAAGAGACCGACATCATCCGCCTGCTCGCCTCGATGAAGGCGCTGGCCGCTTACGGCTACCGCAAGACCGCGGGCAAGGACTACGTCGCGCCGAACACCGACGCCAGCTACGCCGGCGACTTCGCCAACATGATGTTCGGCGACGCCGACGGCGACTACAACGTCTCCGAGGTCCTCGAGACGGCCATCGACAAGCTTCTGACCCTGCACGCCGACCACGAGCAGAACTGCTCGGCGTCGACCGCGCGCATGATCGGCAGCGCCGGCTCGAGCCTGTACGCCTCCATCTCGGGCGCCATCGGCGCGCTTTCGGGCCCGCTTCACGGCGGCGCCAACCAGAAAGTCATCGAGATGCTCGAAGAGATCCGCGAGGCCGACCGCTCCCTCGAAGACCACATCGACCTGGTCAAAGACAAGTCCTCGGACGTGCGTCTGATGGGCTTCGGTCACCGCGTCTACAAAAACTTCGACCCGCGCGCCAAGATCCTCAAAAAGGCCGCCGACGAGCTCCTCCCCGAGCTCGGCGTCGAAGACCCGGCGCTCGACCTGGCCAAAGAGCTCGAGCAGGTCGCCCTCGAAGACGAGTACTTCGTCAAGCGTCGCCTGTACCCGAACGTCGACTTCTACAGCGGCACGATCTACCGCGCGCTGGGCATCCCCACCAACATGTTCACGGTGATGTTCGTGCTCGGTCGCCTTCCGGGCTGGATCGCCCAGTGGAAAGAGATGCGTGACGACGAAGAGCAGCGCATCCACCGTCCGCGCCAGATCTACATCGGCGAGAACAAGCGTGAGGTCACGCCGATCAGCGAGCGATAA
- a CDS encoding ArnT family glycosyltransferase: MSSKNENSKRTPITELEWFEPDTKPWWRDRWVVLAAAVIVFIPMLGSFGLWDPWEVHYGEVARNILERNDWISTWWGSHWEDGAGNREGNYFYSKPILLMWMMAMGMQVFGFSEWGIRIGVALVGILGLLLAYSFGSSVFKRRTGFLMAAVLGTSPFWFFLSRQAQTDMPFVGLMTVAMCFFMMAMFGKDKDRPADKFSYVLAFGWMALVCVPQIALVLVGLSRWRGGPNPFMQSFTSPAWQGIAVGGALLGVGFGLLLWGLWKGREESDRAQTLRRRFALGGLGVLWVPLLVLLVVILVSGSTLAKDLNGWFIWGPTQAAIYTTCFGTALYLAFARPVVERRRVYLLAFYVFIGLASLAKGLLGFMLPGAILFFYILITREWRMLKKVDLHIGLPIFVAVAFPWYAAMLIRHTQGFWNRFFVHDHFKRLASGVHQIDTGSFEHFLHWLGYGLFPWIAFLPAALGHFFSGKGLDMEDDRGRATLMLILWATIAFTLFTLSSTKFHHYIFPVVPALAMLIAITLDDALDRELPHPWPLYFVGIGIFGIVLWDILHDPQVLKNLFTYKYDRKWDAAWDSGFRWAIFGVSVPAMLGITLFLTRNRLVRRLSLAAILASGLGFAVFCLDVYMPGISSTWSQKGVWDAYYSQCTRTDGPPGSHRFKRYCEEPAIAYKLNWRGETFYTQNEVIPIRDDDDFEHFLEEVGNGTFYGIMEGARFRGGFQRELPERFKNKACVTHNENLKFVLVKVPCAEDDPQRVEP, translated from the coding sequence ATGAGTTCGAAAAACGAGAACTCCAAACGTACGCCTATCACCGAGCTCGAGTGGTTCGAGCCGGATACCAAGCCCTGGTGGCGAGACCGCTGGGTGGTGTTGGCCGCGGCCGTCATCGTGTTCATCCCGATGCTTGGAAGCTTCGGGCTGTGGGACCCCTGGGAGGTCCATTACGGCGAAGTCGCGCGCAATATTCTGGAGCGCAACGACTGGATCAGCACCTGGTGGGGGAGCCACTGGGAGGACGGCGCCGGCAACCGCGAAGGCAATTACTTCTACTCCAAGCCCATCCTCTTGATGTGGATGATGGCGATGGGGATGCAAGTCTTCGGGTTTTCGGAGTGGGGCATCCGCATCGGCGTGGCGTTGGTGGGGATTCTGGGGCTTTTGCTCGCCTACTCGTTCGGCTCGAGCGTCTTCAAGCGCCGCACCGGCTTTTTGATGGCCGCGGTGTTGGGCACCTCGCCGTTCTGGTTCTTTTTGAGCCGGCAGGCACAGACCGACATGCCCTTTGTGGGGCTGATGACCGTCGCGATGTGTTTCTTCATGATGGCGATGTTCGGCAAGGACAAAGATCGTCCGGCCGACAAGTTCTCCTACGTACTCGCCTTCGGGTGGATGGCGCTGGTGTGCGTGCCGCAGATCGCGCTGGTGCTCGTGGGCCTGTCGCGCTGGCGAGGTGGCCCCAACCCATTCATGCAGTCGTTTACGTCGCCGGCCTGGCAGGGCATCGCCGTTGGCGGAGCGCTTCTGGGCGTGGGCTTCGGCCTGCTGCTATGGGGCTTATGGAAGGGGCGTGAGGAGAGCGATCGGGCCCAGACGCTTCGGCGTCGGTTCGCGCTCGGGGGCTTGGGCGTGCTGTGGGTGCCGCTGTTGGTGCTCCTGGTGGTCATCTTGGTCAGCGGCTCGACCCTCGCAAAAGACCTCAACGGCTGGTTTATCTGGGGCCCCACGCAGGCGGCGATCTACACGACCTGCTTCGGCACCGCGCTCTACCTGGCGTTTGCACGCCCGGTCGTCGAGCGCCGGCGGGTCTACCTGCTCGCCTTCTACGTCTTTATCGGCCTGGCCTCACTCGCCAAGGGCCTCTTGGGCTTCATGCTGCCCGGCGCCATCCTCTTTTTCTACATCCTGATCACCCGCGAGTGGCGGATGCTCAAGAAGGTCGACCTGCATATCGGCCTGCCCATCTTCGTGGCGGTCGCCTTTCCGTGGTACGCCGCGATGCTCATCCGGCACACGCAGGGCTTCTGGAACCGCTTCTTCGTCCACGACCACTTCAAGCGCCTGGCCAGCGGTGTGCACCAGATCGACACCGGCAGCTTCGAGCATTTTTTGCATTGGCTAGGCTACGGCCTCTTTCCGTGGATCGCCTTTTTGCCCGCGGCGTTGGGCCACTTCTTTTCGGGCAAGGGCCTGGACATGGAGGACGATCGGGGTCGCGCGACCTTGATGCTGATCCTATGGGCGACGATCGCCTTCACCCTATTCACCCTGTCGAGCACCAAATTCCACCACTACATCTTCCCGGTGGTCCCGGCGCTGGCGATGCTTATCGCCATCACCCTGGACGACGCGCTCGATCGCGAGCTTCCGCACCCCTGGCCGCTGTACTTCGTGGGCATCGGCATCTTCGGCATCGTGCTGTGGGACATTTTGCACGACCCGCAGGTGCTCAAAAACCTGTTCACCTACAAGTACGACCGCAAATGGGACGCCGCCTGGGACTCGGGCTTCCGCTGGGCGATCTTCGGGGTCAGCGTACCGGCGATGCTCGGCATCACACTCTTTTTGACACGAAACCGCTTGGTTCGGCGTCTAAGCTTGGCGGCCATTTTGGCGTCCGGCTTGGGCTTCGCGGTCTTTTGTCTGGACGTCTACATGCCCGGGATTAGTTCTACGTGGAGCCAGAAGGGCGTGTGGGATGCCTACTACTCCCAGTGCACGCGTACCGACGGCCCTCCCGGCTCACATCGGTTCAAACGCTACTGTGAAGAGCCGGCGATTGCTTACAAGCTCAACTGGCGAGGTGAGACGTTTTACACCCAAAACGAGGTCATCCCCATTCGAGACGACGATGACTTCGAGCACTTCCTCGAGGAAGTGGGCAACGGGACGTTCTACGGCATTATGGAAGGCGCGCGTTTCCGCGGAGGATTCCAGCGCGAGTTGCCCGAACGCTTCAAGAATAAAGCCTGTGTTACACACAACGAGAACCTGAAGTTCGTTCTCGTCAAAGTGCCGTGCGCCGAGGACGATCCACAGCGGGTCGAGCCTTGA